TTCTCGTTAATGAGCCAAGACATACagtggatacataaaggatcatcctgcatactgcctagatcatcaatgtcgaaagtttcatgtcttaaaTCACATAATGatacaaaggaaatttcaagctctttcgtgacagaggaaaaaatcatttttaaccaacgaccgaaaaaaaaaaccctatccgtcagatcaggttaaacgacagattaaatatcaatgctgacatgtaaataaacataccagaccttgaggtggcttatttatcttcccatgaggaatttacgaagctgcggcatttctgattccagtatCAAGTGCGTCACATATCCGTAGGGAACtattatacaattatttatggCCTCGCTTACTGTatccaaactcagcagacaATTCTGGAGCTCAAAGAAACAGAGAGCTAGGGCCTCAGATTTCTCCTCCAACCtaaagacaactggttcagtaACAATTTATCCATAAAATTCCTGCATGATACTGAGGGTTTCTGCACACAGAGATGCATGGAgtacatagatttaaaaaattttgaatatcttcctcggatatttctttaagaagagtacttatgatattcgctttaattctttatagcacgcgaaacgatttaaatatgcttttctctagatacaacgagaagtcaagtatttttcttggaaaagaactttattggagttaaatttattgcaagtactcttcaggtgaggaaagctaatgaagaaatatgtcgCATATTACAATCGAAAGacatgaaaattggaaaaaaaaatatataaagaatacatattattgatgtgatttctttagctttgtatctccctcCGGTGATGAATATGTGCAACTTGTTATTACAAAGTATACGTAGATATCAACGCAACAACCAGCAAAAAAATTAGTGTTCGTTGAGAGCAGAGAAAGTTATCGCTTATAGCGAAGTATCTTGGTAtaacattaaattttctttgcatgTGAGAGAAAGCCAgtgaatgaaaacaactgaGGGATGGATGCTCATTTTAACTTGTTCGGGACTCGACTACACACGAACAAACCCATATTGATTTTGTGAATCAGCATCGTTTTCATATAAGGAAGGAACagattttattattcaaaaactgATTGTATCGGGATGACATCCAAAGCGCCACTGAATTTCACTGGACACttacgcttttgactgcaaaaatattaagtGCAGAATTGGCGAGAGTTGTTTAcggtaaaaaaaagttcaccgtTATTATATTTAGAAACGTTGTCACGGTGaaagtggaaaatgaaaatttgagagaactgtaacgctaaagggaagatgaccaaaaacaaatgtttatcaTATGAAATACGCTGATTggtatcgccaatcagctgctggaCGTCACCCGCTTTTCGCGCCACTTTTATACGTTCGtgaatgaatggcaaattcTCATTCGTTAATAAAATCGCCTTTCAAGTTGTCTGCAAATGCCTATGGTGTTTAtatagtaaacaaaataatacatggctgCTTGTAGATATGGGATTACTATTGTCATAGAGAGCGcattgaacgagggatatatcgagttgataacttgaagagaaattgcagtGGTACAATATAACTCACGGTGTGAATTCATCTTTATCGATTCAGTTATGGCAGAATGTAACATTTCCTGCTCTGAAGAGAAAAGGGATTTTGCGGATTGCCAGTATTTCGcactaaaagagaaagagctgcattaaattacaaactgaATCAATTAATAGTCATgcagaaacatgtaaacaaataataaccataaaagaataaaacaaagaaaaaaacaagcacgATAACTaagaagaacagcaattttgatcGCGAAACTGAGAATTAGACGAGGTTAGATCTTCTAAACTCGTGAATATgtaaccttcatttttttatcgaaattgttgtaaagcaaagtattattcttaatattttcaggcatgtagaattaacaaatgacatcgtttgGAGAACAGAGGGATTCAGAGGACgacagtttaacaggtacaaaccaattttcattctgcaactgattatagctgtagagctcatgttatttacaatgaaagatCATAATCTTAATTTCCCTGCGACTGACAACAATATTCGAatggaatattttatttactaGAACTTATGAATTTGTTAAAGAACCTTTGTCCAGCAATTTTCGATAGCTTTGAGGGAAATTTTATACATGCGCTTTGTAGAAGAACAGAGATTTTACACTCGCTACCACGGGTCGATAAACGTGTTTTGTTACGCAATAGGCTCGCGGGGCGTTGGTAGAATTCGCGACGGTTACGTAGACCTTCGGAGGTGTTTCGGGCTTGAATAAGTTTTGCGAATTCTCTCAGCCCCACACGCgataaaatgaaggaatgagAGAAAGATTCTTTTATTGCATAACATTTTATCTGTGTTTATCCATGCCTACCGGGTACAATTGGGTTGTTTATTGCAACTCACGCATTTTGATAAGGGACAGCCTTGAATAACGTTTCCTAagaaaagactaaaaaacaaacaagcaaacaaacaaacgaatgaaaaacACAAACATGACACAACCCGCTAAACTTGACTGGAGCTGTCACGCAACCACAATAGCGTGACGGAGGGAACTTTCAGATTCTCGTTCATCCTCTATGATTAAGTATACAACGTTTTCTCTAggttattttcatttgagtctcctcttttttatttttaacgaTGTAGCGCAGTGCAATCGATTCcattttatttctagctatggcagaaagcaacctcccaacaacgggagaagaactgggagtgaaaaatgagtttccagcTACAGGTAAGAAAGGGCAACAAGGAAAGACTTCTTTATGGTAATTTTCTACTGATTAAGTATACCTTAATTCtggtgtacaatttttttttatcacttcgACTTGATGGTTTTAGGAATCCACTAATTAAATACGCCAGCATTAGAACGCTAGTTGTAATTGCACATAGTTGTGATCactaacaaagttgaaatatcttctcggtAATTTCAGCGACAGAGAAAAGTCAAGTTACGTCAAGTGACGCTGAACTGGATGTAGACGATGACCttttaagaggtgagaaaatattttttgaaagaagtCCCCATGaagttttttcacatttacatcaaaatttgcgtatgTTCTATgaataagtttttgaaacagcaaaagattgtttcttcaaatttcagACTTAATTaccagtaaaataaaaacaaaggaaaaaaacatgttgccctaaattaaagaagaatggGCCAAAATTGGCCTACTAGGCTTTGTAAAACTCGgtttttctgagttttagaagtgcttaCTTGTAAATCAAAACACAATGTTTTGGAGATTAACGATGTATCTACAGTTTGCACCTAAAATGGAGGATATTTGCGTAGTAAGAGCATTAtccttttgcacttgaaaatattgtaaatttggtcatttttagTGTGAAAGTCATATTCGGCAAGAGAGAGCTGTTGGTATCCGTGGGCGAATACCAATTTtcgaagttttgaaaaatttgcaaacggATAACTTTTTGAGGCTGCCAAAAGGAAAGCATTTAGGTTAACACATTTTTTCCCCTTATTGTTCAGTACGTGTTTGACAGAAATTTTAcgcaatttgagaattctacGGAGAGGAGGAGGCATTTTGTCTCGGCCGTATAGCCTGTTTTGGTCTTCTAAATATTTCACGCCCCTTTAGACAGTTATGTCAACACCAGGCCCACGCTATAAACCACCAGCCAACAAAATGTGGAGCCGCTGACTTTCACAACAGGCAAAATGGTACTTCGCGGGAAAGTGATACTTTCCCAATCAAATTTCTCCACTTAGCCTCTTCGAGTATGTTCTCAATAGACAATTACATGTGTGAGAAAAACCAAgtgataaagagaaaaagacaaaaaaaaacctttttccagctcacatttctgaacaatGGTAAAACCACGAACTCGTCACTCTCAGACTCTCAGTAcgatgttcttttttttcgttatcagaacattcacaagttttaacctttttcggtcctggctttgctttgctttatgcAATAACTTATGGGGTTTGATATTCTAGcatgaaattttggaaaacgtagCCCATGTGTAAAAGGGTCATTGGAAAGTctctcgacctaaatgtaaaccgaTCAGACTTGATGTGGttatagccaagctacagctaAAACTCCAAATAgctttcatatttaaaaaaaaacaaaatgcacagaTAAACTCTCCTGAAGGgcgattgtaaacaaagttgagtTAAGATAGGATCTTCCGGTGAAACTTatgatattttggaaaacgtaagccAGATGTAAAAGGAGTTTGGAAAGCctctcgacctaaatgtaaattGATAAACTTGTGGTAGTAGCCAAGCTACAGCCCAGACTCCCGGCAGCTTGCACACAAACAAAATGTACAGATATTAAACTTTTCTGGTTGTTTTTTCTTATAGCTCTGAGCTCCTTTAACTTAAAAGTTCATTTGGATATATAGAGTTGGCACCATCCGTCAAGGGTCGTATCActcattactaaatcattaaTACTAAAACGTTGTGTTTTCAGAAATAGCGAAAGTAtgtctcgaggaaggtaacaaagaatacagacaaggagaagctaataacgcgataaactcgtacacggaaggacttcgagtgaactgcaaagataaacgactgaacgccaagctttacagcaacagggcaacagctcatttccgtttgggtAACAATTTCATACGTAAACATAAATCTGTCGTGCAGCGTTACATGATAACGGAATACACAATCTgtatcaagaaaagaaaaaattgagcaaATGTAGAAAAGTAGCATACAAACATAACTTGCCCTGTAgcggatgaaaattaagcaaagaaatgatcctcgttACATTTCaagcaattgtaattttttaaggcttctttgttGCAATTCCATATGATGACcacttttttaaaccttatttcctgaatctcatagaaaactacgtggaatgtctcgatgatgcaacagttgTCGTTCAGTTGGAACCCACattaatcaaagctattaagaaaggtgggtttttcAGACATGAGCCATCAGCATTCTATTCTAtgatttcgtcaaaagaggaTTGTGTGGTTTGTGGCAGGTTACTGCTCCCCAAGTGTCAATTGTATCTGGTGTGTCAATGTCTGTAATGTGGGTAAAAAGCATAAGAGAATGTCAATAAGCTCTCAAATACCGCTGCCTGTTTAGTTCACGTTGTAAACCgccggaggtcgagggttcaagccttAGACCGGACCATCTCCCTTAGTCTTAAACATCTGAAGACAATGTGCTGCCGCCTAAGctgtgacatctgcaaatggtttaATATTCTAGTCTCGGATAAGAACGGAAAACCGTAAGCCCCGTttcttgcatcttctctgtaactcaaggaggcacctgaaaaattccctttcaaaagttgtaaactgctcaatgcagtctgcccGAAAATTTCCtcgaaaagtgctgaaaagcgcATAATAGcacattaaaatgaagaatgtACGAGATAAatttatcgttatcatcatcaattgaagCTTAATTGGTGGCCGCTTTCcattagctccttattgtttattttcagttcttctacaagttcaaatttccttcattatcaaaatttttgttcccagctaaatgggaaattaagtccattttatcaGTACGTTTATACTTTAACAGTGATGAATACTTCATACCAAcaattattctctccttttcaggagccagagcttgtgtcgaacttGGCTtgtataaagaagcaaggagctggttgcatatgggattggccgtatcctttaacgaaCGTTTCAAACGTGATACGAGATGCAATGCGAGTAATATTTCAAGGGAAATCAATACGTTCCGGAGAGATTCTTCAACACATAATGCAAGCAATGTTATCTtatactgcactgagcagtttaaagaagctagAATATTCTTAAAGAGTTCTTTCGACTATTCCACGAAACTTTACTCAAAAGAAGAGGCCATATTAATTAATTCCCAGAGTTTGAGCTGAATACccctcatttttgtcttcagacGAGCATCACCGTGGCGACCGAACCTAAACCAATAAATACGCTTCAGAGCTAGAAAAAACTCtcaaataacttgaaatcaaatctctAAAAAAACCCACGTTCGAATAATCATTCCAGTTTAAAGGTTCTATCTAATACtctcactgttttttttaaatacacaTTTCCATTGCATTTTCGCAAATCTGCTGATTTATCGACCCTTGAcacgttttaagattgaaaatgaCGACAAACGTCTGCTTCGATTACTAAGGAAAACTAATGCTGAACTAATGGTCATAGCAAACAGTTCTTCCAATCTCGGAAACGCTTATCAAGGACGAGGACACTTCAAAACAgctatccagtaccatcaacgtgatctagaaattgctaaagaagtgggagacaaggccagagagggaagaagttattgcaatctcggcaacgcttatcaaggtctaggacagttcaaaacagccatccagtaccatcaacgtcatctagaaattgctaaagaactgggagacaaggccggagagggaatcagttatggcaacctcggcaacgcttatgacagtctaggacagttcgaaacagccatccagtaccatcaacgtgatctagaaattgctaaagaagtgggagacaaggccggagagggaagaagttatggcaacctcggaaacgcttatcaaggtctaggacagttcaaaacagccatccagtaccatcaacgtcgtctagaaattgctaaagaagtgggacacaaggccggagagggaagaagttatggcaacctcggcaacgcttatcgaggtctaggacagttcaaaacagccatccagtaccatcaacgtcatctagaaattgctaaagaagtgggagacaaggccggagagggaagaggttatggcaacctcggcaacgcttatcaaggtctaggacagttcaaaacagccatccagtaccatcaacgtcatctagaaattactaaagaagtgggagacaaggccggagagggaagcagttatggcaatctcggcaacgatTATTgctgtctaggacagttcaaaacagccatccagtaccatcaacgtactctagaaattgctaaagaagtgggagacaaggccggagagggaatcagttatggcaacctcggcagcGATTATCTAGGTCTAGGACaattcaaaacagccatccagtaccatcaacgtcatctagaaattgctaaagaagtgggagacaaggccggagagggaagaagttatggcaacctcggaAACGCTTATCTAGGTCTAGGACaattcaaaacagccatccagtaccatcaacgtcatctagaaattgctaaagaagtgggagacaaggccggagagggaagaagttatggcaacctcggcaacgcttatctAGGTCTAGGACaattcaaaacagccatccagtaccatcaacgtgatctagaaattgctaaagaagtgggagacaaggccggagagggaagaggttatggcaacctcggcaacgcttatgacagtctaggagagttcaaaacagccatccagtaccatcaacgtcgtctagaaattgctaaagaagtgggacacaaggccggagagggaagaggtTATGGCAAactcggcaacgcttatcaaggtctaggacagttcaaaacagccatccagtatcatcaacgtgatctagaaattgctaaagaagtgagacacaaggccggagagggaatcagttatggcaacctcggcaacgcttatcgaggtctaggacagttcaaaacagccatccagtaccatcaacgtcgtctagaaattgctaaagaagtgggagacaaggctggagagggaggaagttatggcgacctcggcaacgcttatcaaggtctaggacagttcaaaacagccatccagtaccatcaacgtcatctagaaattgctaaagaactgggagacaaggccggagagggaatcagttatggcaacctcggtaacgcttatcaaggtctaggacagttcacaacagccatccagtaccatcaacgtactctagaaattactaaagaagtgggagacaaggccggagagggaatcagttatggcaacctcggcaacgcttatcaaggtctaggacagttcaaaacagccatccagtaccatcaacgtcatctagaaattgctaaagaagtgggacacaaggccggagagggaagaggttatggcaacctcggcaacggTTATCAAGGTcttggacagttcaaaacagccatccagtaccatcaacgtcatctagaaattgctaaagaactgggagacaaggccggagagggaatcagttatggcaacctcggcaacgattatcaaggtctaggacagttcaaaacagccatccagtaccatcaacgtcatctagaaattgctaaagaagtgggagacatgGCCGGAGAGGGAAGTAGTTTTGGCAACCTCGGCatcgcttatcaaggtctaggacagttcaaaacagccatccagtaccatcaacgtcatctagaaattgctaaagaagtgggagacaaggccggagagggaaacagttatggcaatctcggcaacgatTATTgctgtctaggacagtttaaaacagccatcaagtaccatcaacgtcatctagaaattgttaaagaagtgggagacaaggccggagagggaatcagttatagcaacctcggcaacgcttatctaggtctaggacagttcaaaacagccatccagtaccatcagcgtcatctagaaattgctaaagaagtgggagacagggccggagagggaaaaagttatttgaacCTCGGCAATGTTTATCAAAATCTacgacagttcaaaacagcaactgAGTACcttcaacgtcatctagaaattgctaaagaagtgggagacatggctggagagggaaaaagttattgcctTCTCGGTACGATTCATCAGGGCcaaagagagttgaaaacagcTATTGAGTGTTTTCAACGTCACctagaaatatccaaagaagtgggagataagactGGAGAGGCGTGCTCACTCTGTTCCCTTGGAAGCAGTTTTGAGCGCGAAGGAAATCTTATGATGGCCTTTGACTGTTATTACTCAAGTGTagaattgtatgatgatatcagggccagtcttcaactcaacgatcagtggaagatctgttatcgtaatcagcaccaaggagcatacaaaggtttgtggcgtataaatctcGATCGAGGTCAAGTTGTGAAGGCTCTTCTTGCcacagagaaaggacgtgcCCAAGCTCTGAGGGATCTCATggtcacaaaatatcagcctggagatTCTCTAACGCCCAGCGCATCCCGCACTTCTCTGAGGTGGGTTCCAttgagcacagttttcatagctattaATGGACCATGCGTTTGCTTCtgggtttgcctcagtgaaaATAATATCCAGACGAGAGTAGTACACGTAAACAAATATAAGTATGAgaatgaattgaaatttttcatccaGCTACTGAACAAAAGTGTTGTTAAGGAGATCAGTAAAAGAGAAACTGTTACCATCGAAAACCCTTCGCTTGACTCGCCTCGGACAGACGAGGAAGTGGCCAATGATGTGATCCCagttgatgtgaggcactccaaatcaagtgctttaaagaaactgcatgacatcatcgttactcctattgctgacctCATCGAAGGCAACGACGAGATCACAATCATTCCTGAAgggccattttgccttgtaccttatGCAGCGTTGCAGGACTCCAACTCATCTTATCTgagtgattctttcagaattcgtgtgcttccctctctgacgaccttgcaactaattcatgattgtccagctgactttcacatgaagactggtgcattgcttgtcggcgacccatgtttcaaacacATCATCTATGAGGGAATACTTTTGatgcaacttccaggagcaagaaaagaagtggagatgatcggacgtatcTTCAATGTCTCCCCTctcactggagaaatggcaacaaaagatgaagtgttaaaacgaatatcatcagtggccttagttcacatagcagcgcacggtaaaatggaaactggagaagttatcctagcaccaaacaccacaagagataaCCCTCAGCCGCTagagaaagactatctactgacgatgaaagatgtcatagaagctgggttgcgagcacgtctggttgtacttagctgctgtcacactgctcgtggggaggtcatggctgagggtgtggtcggcatggcgcgtgcacttttggctgccggtgccagatctgttgtggtaaccttgtgggcgattggcgacgagggaaccctggagttcatgagtttcttttACGATGCACTTtccaaaggcaagaaggcaagtgaagctctcaatcaggccatgaagtgtatgagggaaattgaaaagttcaaagaggtgatttactgggcaccatttgtactcattggtgacgacgtcaTCCTGGATTTCAATGAGATTTAGAGGCTGCAGTAAGTAATAATTCTGTTGATAAATTCTATTCAATACAAAGTTTCATTAAATCATAACCTTTGCTCATATGTAAGCAGTGATACGtgcgtgttattttcctttcagttgggttacgaatttatttttgtcttcgcACACTGAGATGCAGGACAATCAAGTGGACACGTTTACGATAATGacattcttttttggaaacaCGATAGGAGTAAAatagcaaatttcttttaaaataatcctgttgtgcaatgtatcgtttcatgtgctaagaaatatttcatggcaactcaactatcctccctaaacttagattcttttatttttcaattaaggcagtgagcattggaatcccGGGGAGTTTTCGGATACCTACAAATGCTAATatttggaccagaaaccagtaagctaccGATGAAAGCTTtgtcaagagtcttcttttGAAAGCAGGAAGGAGCAAAAGAcggccaaagtcaagtttaacaagagaacagatttccattgattcggaaagttgcctttttgcttgtttgaacTGCTTTTACGAGCTTAATCTTTGATATCCTTCTCAAactactgtttgtttgtttgtttgtttttttcatatgaTGTCTTAAAATTATCATGACTAGCTATTCTTAATCTAAGTATTTTCTACTGAGAGGATTTGGGCGTTACATTTACGTCGAAGTTGAAacgtcttgaaaacgttttccagagtttttttttaacagagttTAGTCTCATGAGTGATATAAAGCTATTACATGCGTGTGTAGAGAATTTCCATAGGAACTGGAGAATAATTAGTTGTCCGTTTGCTCCATTATCTTAGTCTATGTCAGATGGAAATTGTGATGAACTTTTCGAGGATTTATACTCAGTCATTGGTACTTAAATTTAGTTTCTTCCGATCAGAATTCGGtttatctggacttaaaatgaTAGATTTTGGTCGTAATGGCAAGGATTTAGTCTTGAtattagttaattttctgagatttctcctttaattttgaatgcgataaattgtgttattttttacaagcagaacgatgcattttaagttaattgtttaaactaatcgtccaaaggcaaaacgagaagtttaattttataattttagttatgGCTTACAAAGAATTGATGGAGGCTCAGAGCGAGCTGGAAAAATTGGAGCCAAATGATTTATTAAGTTTCTCCGATTAGATTGTTTACTTAttatctaagtacaataaactaacattgaatgtcaaacaatgaaacaagtcgcttggtattttgttagaatggaagaggaaatcaataacaaagggaagaaaattcctgcatcaacctgcataagtcatttcttgtcgtttgaagtagtgGGTGCGCCTATGTCTTATTCGCTTAGtaacttttgcccatttctttgaataggtttattgaatgagagataaactttgatattttctgactCTATAACTGCTGCTATCGATCATTGGCAACCGTTTCtcaggatgtcacgcgacgcacTTCTTTAGCACGTTATGTGAcagatatgatgttttgtcacatcttttCGTTTGGAGTAGCGAGCGCACCTATGTCCTATTCGCTCaacttttgcccattttcttggatagagttattaaaCGAgatataaacttcgatattttcagattttatatctGTCAGTTTCATTGGCAGCCGTTCCTTAGAATGTCACGCGACgcgttttttttatcatgtaaagCGACATGACGTTTAGTCATATATATTGttgaagaggcaagaaaaaggaaattccctTTCACTTTGGGAGATGGTGCTTTCTTCTGTTTATAGAAAGCGTCCTCATCATGGGAGGTACCCTAGGTCGGTGTGGTTCCCCGTGtgtagaaaatatttatgattttttttccacgattgcaAACTTAGTTAAAAcagtctgttaaaaaaaactgaaactttcttaaaactgaggGCTGACCGATATAAACTTTTTACGGCTAGCGGTTAAAattgtggccatttttctgctGCAGCTAACACTAAATAACACATTGTAGGAGGGAaagatttttaaagttaattttttcttcaactaaGGGttcaaatttgttaatttttacgCCTTACAGCTATTTTTTTGACCggtttacggctaacggttaaccccatgcAGACCCTCGACGGGTGACATGCaagatgtgaaataaaaactgttttagAAGGTCGTGGTTTTAAAGCCGTAGAAAAATCCCGAAAGTAAGGATCAACCTGGGAGAGACGGGCCTGGGGAGAGTGTTGTCGCTAGGCATTCCTGTTACGTTCAATCTGAGATGCTTAATGAAGTTAACGCGAGATATTCACCGAAGTGAGGGCGAGCAAGGATAAATTTCCTTCCCCCTTTAAAGACCTTGTACCGGATCCAAAAAGTCAGTAAGCCCTTACATTTTGACTTTCCCTAGTTCTAAAGAACTGCGACAACGTAATTGTTTCATCAGAACATCTCTACTGACGATAgcatatattacaatcatttttaaaaaagagccatgggaaggggggaagggtgggtTGAGGTTCCGTgtttccccctttccccctgGTTGGGAGTGTGGACGGCTACGTGGTTAGATACAACGCAGGTGTTTACACAAACACGTTTCTGGCCCACACTGTGCAAGATTAAGTTGGTTTCTATTTCATGgagagacaaaaaattgaagtttctcCTTTTCATCAAGGTTCCGACTCC
This is a stretch of genomic DNA from Pocillopora verrucosa isolate sample1 chromosome 12, ASM3666991v2, whole genome shotgun sequence. It encodes these proteins:
- the LOC131778917 gene encoding tetratricopeptide repeat protein 28-like; its protein translation is MAESNLPTTGEELGVKNEFPATATEKSQVTSSDAELDVDDDLLREIAKVCLEEGNKEYRQGEANNAINSYTEGLRVNCKDKRLNAKLYSNRATAHFRLENYVECLDDATVVVQLEPTLIKAIKKGARACVELGLYKEARSWLHMGLAIENDDKRLLRLLRKTNAELMVIANSSSNLGNAYQGRGHFKTAIQYHQRDLEIAKEVGDKAREGRSYCNLGNAYQGLGQFKTAIQYHQRHLEIAKELGDKAGEGISYGNLGNAYDSLGQFETAIQYHQRDLEIAKEVGDKAGEGRSYGNLGNAYQGLGQFKTAIQYHQRRLEIAKEVGHKAGEGRSYGNLGNAYRGLGQFKTAIQYHQRHLEIAKEVGDKAGEGRGYGNLGNAYQGLGQFKTAIQYHQRHLEITKEVGDKAGEGSSYGNLGNDYCCLGQFKTAIQYHQRTLEIAKEVGDKAGEGISYGNLGSDYLGLGQFKTAIQYHQRHLEIAKEVGDKAGEGRSYGNLGNAYLGLGQFKTAIQYHQRHLEIAKEVGDKAGEGRSYGNLGNAYLGLGQFKTAIQYHQRDLEIAKEVGDKAGEGRGYGNLGNAYDSLGEFKTAIQYHQRRLEIAKEVGHKAGEGRGYGKLGNAYQGLGQFKTAIQYHQRDLEIAKEVRHKAGEGISYGNLGNAYRGLGQFKTAIQYHQRRLEIAKEVGDKAGEGGSYGDLGNAYQGLGQFKTAIQYHQRHLEIAKELGDKAGEGISYGNLGNAYQGLGQFTTAIQYHQRTLEITKEVGDKAGEGISYGNLGNAYQGLGQFKTAIQYHQRHLEIAKEVGHKAGEGRGYGNLGNGYQGLGQFKTAIQYHQRHLEIAKELGDKAGEGISYGNLGNDYQGLGQFKTAIQYHQRHLEIAKEVGDMAGEGSSFGNLGIAYQGLGQFKTAIQYHQRHLEIAKEVGDKTGEACSLCSLGSSFEREGNLMMAFDCYYSSVELYDDIRASLQLNDQWKICYRNQHQGAYKGLWRINLDRGQVVKALLATEKGRAQALRDLMVTKYQPGDSLTPSASRTSLRWVPLSTVFIAINGPCVCFWVCLSENNIQTRVVHVNKYKYENELKFFIQLLNKSVVKEISKRETVTIENPSLDSPRTDEEVANDVIPVDVRHSKSSALKKLHDIIVTPIADLIEGNDEITIIPEGPFCLVPYAALQDSNSSYLSDSFRIRVLPSLTTLQLIHDCPADFHMKTGALLVGDPCFKHIIYEGILLMQLPGARKEVEMIGRIFNVSPLTGEMATKDEVLKRISSVALVHIAAHGKMETGEVILAPNTTRDNPQPLEKDYLLTMKDVIEAGLRARLVVLSCCHTARGEVMAEGVVGMARALLAAGARSVVVTLWAIGDEGTLEFMSFFYDALSKGKKASEALNQAMKCMREIEKFKEVIYWAPFVLIGDDVILDFNEI